GATAGCGGCAACGGTGGCCCACGAGATCAACAACCCGCTCACGGGGGTCTTCACCTACATCAAGCTCATGGAACGGAAGATCGAGGAAGGGAAGGACGCACCCCCCGACGTGGAGAAATTCCGGGAGTACCTCTCCACCATGAGCCGGGAGGTCCAGAGGACGAGCGCGATCGTCCACAACCTGCTCGATTTCACGCGCCCCAAGGAATTGAGCCGGAAAGTGGCCAACCTGAACTCCCTCCTGGACGAATCGCTTGTGATTGTCACGAACAAGCTGGTCCTCTCCAACGTCAAGGTCGATAAAAAGACGGAGCCCTTGCCGGACATTCCGGTGGACCCGTCGCAGATAAAGCAGGTGTTCATCAACATCATCATCAACGCGTGCGAGGCGATGGAGAAAGGAGGGGTCCTCACCATCACGACCCAGCACGACCCCGCCCGTAACACGGAAACGGTGACGTTCGCCGACACCGGCCCCGGGATCCCGCCCGAGGACCTGTTGCGGGTGTTCGACCCGTTCTACACCACCAAGGAAAAGGGAACGGGGCTGGGGCTATCCGTCGTCTACGGGATCGTCACGCGCCACAACGGAAGGGTCGATGTCAGAAGCGGCCCCGGCGGAGGGACGCAGATGGCCATCATCCTCCCGACAAACTGACAAGGGACCGGGGAGATCGACGACGCCATTTACATCCGGCCGGTGGGAATGATACCCGACGCCATGCTTACGATGCTGCAGGACCATTTGCGGGACTACCTCTCCCTCCCGGTGAGGACGATGAGGGCGATGCCCGTGCCGGAAGGAAGCTACGAGAGGAACCGGAACCAGTACAACTCCACCCGGATTCTCCGGGAGATCCTCACGGAGACTCCGGCCGACGCGATTAAAATCGTCGGGGTCATCGACAAGGACCTGTGCATCCCGATCCTGACCTTCGTCTTCGGAGAAGCCCAACTGGGGGGGGTGGCATCGATCGTTTCGATCGCGAGACTTCGGCAGGAATTCCACGGGCTCTTCCCCGACGACGGAATTCTGTTCGACCGTCTCGTGAAGGAGGCCCTTCACGAACTGGGGCACAATTTCGGCCTCATTCACTGCCACGACCGGGAGTGCATCATGTACCTGTCCAACACCGTGCGGGACGTCGACCGGAAACGGAGCACCTATTGCGGAAGCTGCGACTCCGCCCTGTATCTGAAATCCGAACCGTGGAGGGCCTGACCATGGAGCCGAAGGTGAACATCCTGATCGTCGACGACGAGGAAATCGTCCGGGAATCCCTGGCGAGCTGGCTCAAGGAGGACGGATACGAGGTGGAGGCCGCCGAGAACGGGGCCCGGGCGCTGGAGCGCCTTCCGGCGAAGGACTGGAATCTGGCCATGGTCGATCTGAAGATGCCCGGCATGGACGGGATCCAGCTGATGGACGAGATCCGGAAGGCCCGGCCCGAGACGATCGTGATCATCATGACCGCGTACGCGACGGTGGACACCGCCGTGCAGGCGATGAAGAAGGGAGCGTACGACTACATCGTGAAGCCGTTCAACCCGGAAGATCTCTCCATGACGATCCGGAAGATCATCGAGCACCAGAAGCTGGTGAAGGAGAACCTCTATCTCCGGAAGGAGCTGAAGAAACAGTACCGGCTCCACGACATGGTGAGCAAGAACCACAAGATGATCGAGATCTTCGAGCTCGTCAAGACCGTGGCGAAGAGCAACTCGATCGTGCTCGTGCAGGGGGAGAGCGGGACCGGGAAGGAACTCCTTTCCCGGGCCATCCACATGGAGAGTCCGCGGAAGGACGAGCCCTTCGTGTCCGTTTCGTGCGTCGCCCTCACGGAGAGCCTGCTGGAGAGCGAGCTGTTCGGTCACGAAAAGGGGGCCTTCACGGGGGCAGACCAGGCGAGAAGCGGAAAGATCGAGCTCGCCAAGAACGGCACGCTCTTCCTCGACGAAATCGGGGACATCAGCCTCAAGCTGCAGATGGACCTGCTCCGGGTCCTCGAGCAAAGGGAGTTCCAGCGGGTCGGGGGAAACCAGATGATCCCCATCAATTCCCGGATTATCGCCGCCACGAACCGGGATCTGAAGAAGGCGATCGAGGAAGGAAGGTTCCGGGAGGACCTCTATTACCGGCTGAACGTCATCTCGGTGCACATCCCGCCCCTACGGGTAAGGAAAGAGGATATCCCTTTGCTCGTGGAGCACTTCGTCGACCGGTTCAACATCGAGATGGGGAAGAACGTCGAGGGGGTGGTCGAGTCCGCCATGCGCCTGCTCATGGACTACGGCTGGCCGGGAAACGCGCGCGAATTGCGAAACGTGATCGAACGGGCGATGGTGGTCACGAAAGGGAGGATGATCCTCGATGCCGACCTGAGCCTCCCGCAGGCTCCCGGAGTGTCCGAGAGCCGCGGGAAATCCCTCTCCGAAATGGAGAAGGAGCACATCCGCCAGGTCCTCAAGGAGAACCGGTGGAACATCATCCGGTCCGCCCAGGTGCTCGGGATCGACCGCGTCACGCTCTACAACAAGATCCGGAAATACGAACTGAAGAAGGAACAGGTGTTGAATACGTAAACTTGCCGTTGCAGAGGTCAACACCCCAACTCCCCGGAAAATCAGCCGGAAATTTTTCTACAGGGAAACCGTAGAGAATCTCTACACTCCCCGCCTCTCTCCGCGAACATTCCCTCCCCTCCTGTTCGCCGGGAATCGCATGGTTTTTCGGACATCTATGAGTCCCTGATCTCCTCGCTTCCGTTCGGGCACGGTCATTGCCTTGGAATGGAGGCAAGAGAGGAGGTGGAGAAGATGGCATACCTCATCCTCGCATTCGTCTACCTCATCGAGGGGGCATGGGCAGGGTTCAGGACGGCATGAAAGGAATCGCCGCGAAAAAAAGGGGTGCGCCGATGGGAGAGGACAAGTGCCCGTTTCTCGAGATGACGACGGTGACGTTCTGCAAGGCGTTTCCCGTCAAGAAGATGATCCCGGTCGACCGGTCCGCCTCTCTGAAAGGCATGTGCCACACCGAGGAATACCGGCTCTGCTCCGCCTTCCGGGAGATCGAAGGCCACGGAAGCGCAGTGGAAACCGTCCGGGGGTTCCTGCTCCGCCCCGACTACTACTTCCACCCCCGGCATCTGTG
Above is a genomic segment from Deltaproteobacteria bacterium GWC2_65_14 containing:
- a CDS encoding Fis family transcriptional regulator, with the protein product MEPKVNILIVDDEEIVRESLASWLKEDGYEVEAAENGARALERLPAKDWNLAMVDLKMPGMDGIQLMDEIRKARPETIVIIMTAYATVDTAVQAMKKGAYDYIVKPFNPEDLSMTIRKIIEHQKLVKENLYLRKELKKQYRLHDMVSKNHKMIEIFELVKTVAKSNSIVLVQGESGTGKELLSRAIHMESPRKDEPFVSVSCVALTESLLESELFGHEKGAFTGADQARSGKIELAKNGTLFLDEIGDISLKLQMDLLRVLEQREFQRVGGNQMIPINSRIIAATNRDLKKAIEEGRFREDLYYRLNVISVHIPPLRVRKEDIPLLVEHFVDRFNIEMGKNVEGVVESAMRLLMDYGWPGNARELRNVIERAMVVTKGRMILDADLSLPQAPGVSESRGKSLSEMEKEHIRQVLKENRWNIIRSAQVLGIDRVTLYNKIRKYELKKEQVLNT